One genomic segment of Streptomyces sp. NBC_00239 includes these proteins:
- a CDS encoding SigE family RNA polymerase sigma factor, which translates to MAHGEVLEFEEYVRTRQDALLRSARRLVPDPVDAQDLLQTALVRTYGRWDGIADKSLADAYLRRVMINTRTEWWRARKLEEVPTEQLPDASVEDGSDQRADRALLMDILGVLAPKQRSVVVLRHWEQMSTEETATALGMSAGTVKSTLHRALARLRQELESRNLDMRALERGDHNVRDEGRERCAA; encoded by the coding sequence ATGGCGCACGGCGAGGTACTCGAATTCGAAGAGTACGTCCGCACCCGTCAGGACGCGCTGCTGCGCAGCGCCCGACGCCTGGTTCCGGACCCGGTGGACGCGCAGGACCTGCTCCAGACCGCCCTCGTCCGCACGTACGGCCGCTGGGACGGCATCGCCGACAAGTCCCTCGCCGACGCCTACCTGCGCCGCGTCATGATCAACACGCGGACCGAGTGGTGGCGCGCCCGCAAGCTCGAAGAGGTCCCCACCGAGCAACTCCCCGACGCCAGCGTCGAGGACGGCTCCGACCAGCGTGCCGACCGCGCCCTGCTGATGGACATCCTCGGAGTCCTCGCGCCCAAGCAGCGGAGCGTGGTCGTGCTGCGACACTGGGAGCAGATGAGCACCGAGGAGACGGCCACGGCGCTCGGAATGTCGGCAGGTACCGTGAAGAGCACGCTGCACCGGGCGCTGGCCCGGCTCCGCCAGGAGCTGGAGAGCCGGAACCTCGACATGCGCGCGCTGGAACGCGGTGACCACAACGTGCGTGACGAGGGGCGGGAGCGGTGCGCGGCCTGA